Proteins from one Brevibacillus humidisoli genomic window:
- a CDS encoding DegT/DnrJ/EryC1/StrS family aminotransferase, protein MLQLQHERAPVRIYLSPPHLCGREQSLLNEALASNWIAPHGPQIESFERELAGYTGAAGAIALQSGTAAIHLALRLAEVGEGDTVLCSTLTFVASANPILYQRAEPIFVDSEPNSWNMSPAALERALADAVRSGRRPKAVIVVNLYGQSADMDPIQELCTAYRVPLIEDAAESLGATYQGKMSGTLGRYGIYSFNGNKIITTSGGGALVSDDLEALEQARYWATQARLPLPYYQHGELGYNYRMSNLLAAVGRAQLSVVEERILARRKIFGRYQEELSEIPGVDFMPEAAYGRCTRWLSTATIDERLSVKPAELIEALEADNIEARHVWKPLHRQPLFANCPYYPHSERESVSDHLFSSGICLPSGSNLTDDEQTRVIACLKQVLKQRG, encoded by the coding sequence ATGTTGCAACTACAGCACGAGCGGGCGCCTGTACGCATTTATCTCTCTCCACCGCACCTGTGCGGGCGGGAGCAGTCGCTTCTCAACGAAGCATTGGCCTCCAACTGGATCGCCCCGCATGGCCCGCAGATTGAGTCATTTGAGCGAGAACTGGCGGGGTATACCGGAGCGGCGGGTGCCATCGCTCTCCAATCGGGTACGGCGGCGATTCATCTCGCGCTTCGTCTTGCGGAGGTAGGGGAGGGTGACACTGTATTATGTTCTACCCTTACATTTGTCGCCAGTGCCAATCCTATCTTGTATCAGCGGGCAGAGCCCATTTTTGTCGATTCTGAGCCCAATTCCTGGAATATGTCTCCGGCAGCCTTGGAGCGTGCTTTAGCAGATGCCGTCCGCTCAGGCCGACGGCCCAAAGCCGTCATTGTCGTCAATCTGTACGGACAATCAGCAGACATGGACCCAATCCAGGAGTTGTGTACGGCCTACCGAGTGCCGCTGATCGAAGACGCGGCAGAGTCACTTGGCGCTACCTACCAAGGCAAGATGAGCGGCACACTGGGCCGCTATGGAATCTATTCGTTTAACGGCAACAAAATCATCACCACCTCTGGCGGCGGGGCGCTGGTCAGCGATGATCTGGAAGCGTTGGAGCAGGCCCGCTATTGGGCGACACAGGCCCGTCTGCCGCTACCATACTACCAACATGGTGAACTGGGTTACAACTATCGCATGAGCAACTTGTTGGCAGCAGTAGGGAGAGCCCAACTGAGCGTAGTGGAAGAACGAATTTTAGCGCGGAGAAAAATCTTTGGCAGGTATCAGGAGGAGTTGTCGGAGATCCCAGGCGTCGATTTTATGCCGGAAGCGGCTTACGGGCGCTGCACCCGGTGGCTGAGCACTGCGACCATCGACGAACGTCTTTCTGTCAAACCGGCTGAACTGATCGAAGCACTGGAAGCAGACAACATCGAGGCTCGTCACGTATGGAAACCGCTGCACCGGCAGCCGCTGTTTGCAAACTGTCCGTATTACCCGCACAGCGAGCGGGAGAGCGTATCGGA
- a CDS encoding sugar transferase: protein MKRCFDLLVGSILLILAIPLLAGVALLVRYKLGRPVMFQQQRAGYRGKPFTLYKFRTMTDERDAAGKLLPDDERITPFGHVLRKYSLDELPQLFNVLRGDISLVGPRPLLLEYLPLYTAEQARRHQVKPGITGWAQVNGRNAIDWEEKFALDVWYVDHQSFWLDLKILWRTAGTLFVPKGIHAQGHCTVEDFTGLNQHQHHG from the coding sequence ATGAAGCGCTGCTTCGATCTGCTTGTCGGCAGTATCCTGCTCATATTAGCGATTCCATTGCTGGCAGGAGTGGCCCTGTTGGTACGGTACAAACTGGGGCGACCTGTTATGTTTCAACAGCAGCGTGCAGGGTATAGGGGAAAGCCCTTCACTCTGTACAAGTTTCGCACGATGACCGATGAGCGTGATGCAGCGGGAAAGCTGCTGCCGGACGATGAGCGCATTACCCCGTTTGGACATGTTTTGCGCAAATACAGCCTGGATGAACTGCCTCAATTGTTCAATGTGCTCCGGGGCGACATCAGCTTGGTGGGACCGCGTCCACTACTTCTGGAGTACCTGCCGCTCTACACGGCCGAGCAGGCCCGTCGGCATCAGGTGAAGCCGGGAATTACCGGATGGGCACAGGTGAATGGGCGCAATGCGATTGACTGGGAGGAAAAATTTGCGCTGGATGTTTGGTACGTTGATCATCAGTCGTTCTGGCTAGACCTGAAGATCTTGTGGCGGACGGCGGGGACCTTGTTTGTCCCAAAAGGGATTCATGCACAAGGACACTGTACGGTTGAGGATTTTACCGGGTTGAATCAGCATCAGCATCATGGATGA